In Molothrus ater isolate BHLD 08-10-18 breed brown headed cowbird chromosome 19, BPBGC_Mater_1.1, whole genome shotgun sequence, a single genomic region encodes these proteins:
- the MRPL58 gene encoding peptidyl-tRNA hydrolase ICT1, mitochondrial yields the protein MAAHTLRVLCRPRPGLALLCARFSQRPAAGTEYRSSHSLDKLYPPRQDGTAARTTEELQPAALDIPMARLTVSYSRSSGPGGQNVNKVNSKAEVRFHLASADWIPEAVRQKMALMHRNKINRAGELIVTSEESRYQMRNLAICLEKIRAMVTEAIKKPRAVSKETTQKLIERVEKMNRERLRQKKIHSTIKQSRKADFD from the exons ATGGCGGCGCACACGCTGCGGGTCCTGTGTCGGCCGCGGCCGGGGCTGGCGCTGCTGTGCGCCCGGTTCTCGCAGCGGCCCGCCGCCGGCACCGAGTACCGGAGCTCCCACAGCCTGGACAAGCTGTACCCTCCGCGACAGGACGGAACCGCCGCCCGCACGACG gaggagctgcagccagccgCCCTCGACATTCCCATGG ctcGCCTGACCGTGTCCTACAGCCGGAGCAGCGGCCCCGGCGGGCAGAACGTTAATAAAG TGAATTCCAAGGCAGAGGTTCGGTTCCACCTGGCATCGGCCGACTGGATTCCCGAAGCTGTGAGACAAAAAATGGCTCTGATG CACAGGAATAAGATAAACCGGGCTGGTGAGTTGATTGTGACCTCGGAGGAGAGTCGCTACCAGATGAGGAATCTGGCAATTTGTCTGGAGAAAATCCGGGCCATGGTCACAGAGGCGATCAAGAAACCCAGGGCAGTGTCTAAGGAGACAACACAGAAACTCATAGAGAG ggTGGAAAAAATGAACCGTGAACGGCTAcgacagaaaaaaatacactcaACTATAAAACAGAGCAGGAAGGCAGATTTCGACTGA